One Paenibacillus sp. SYP-B4298 genomic window, AGCGGCTGCCCGTCCTCATCTATCGTCGTAATAATGGTTACCCCTGTTGCGAATTGTCCCATCGTGGATCTCCATGTCCTTGCATCCATTCCAGACGCCTCCTGGTCTCGTTTTTTCATTGCACAGTCGTGCGGTTGCATAGCTTCCAGGCCGTAAAGGCATAGATCGCCGCCGCATCCACCATATCCTCTAATGTGGGCTGAAAGCGGGATGGCCCGAAGGTGGCAGCCGGGATGCGATACATGTTGAATATATTATGATCCCGCCACATGCTCGCATAAGCTTCATGCGCCAGCGTCAGCGGGCCGCGCTCCGCCGCCTGGCGGCCGGTGTCGATCGCCTGAGCCAGCGGTGTCACCGCCTGCTCATCCGCCTCGTAGCCCTGGCGGAAAATAAGCGGCAGTACACGCCCTTGCAGACCTGCGTCATGCACCAGCAGCTCCAGCTGACGCTGAATCGGGGCAATCGACTGCCTGGCGGTCAGATTGACCTCGATGTAGATCGAGCACACCTCGCTGCCCGCGCCCATAATATGCGGGTCGCCGCCGCGAATAGCTGACAACTGCACCTTGGGGATGGACAGTCCGCCGCTCCCCTCATACGTATGCTCCTGCTCGTAACGGATTGCCCATTGCTGGAGCAGGGGGATGAGCACCGCGGACTGCACAAGCGGATTCGGATGCGCAGCCAGCTCGAGCGGATGCTCCAGAATCGGGGTGAACAGCTCCTCGCCATACAGATCGATTCGGAATAGCACATGTCCGCAGGACATCCAGGTGATGCCGAAGTCGGTGCCCTCTGCCGCGATGGCATAGTCGGGTGCTACACCGCCATGTGTCAGTAGATACTGCGCCCCAACCTCCTTGCCGAGATACTCCTGCCCCTGGAACTCCTCCACCTGCTCTGGCCCGATCTCACCCGGACAAGCTGTAATGTACAGCTTGCCCTTGAGTGTCAGGCCCGCCTGCTTGAGCGCCTTGGCGGCCATCAGCGTGCAGGTCATCGGGCCGCGGTCATTCTCAACGGGTCGGCCGGAGAAGACGCCATGCTCGTAGCGCGCCTCCAGCCATTCCGACCGCTCGACCGTGCCTGGCTTGTAGCGCCATTCATCGCGGTAGTTGTACTGCGGCGCCTCCGTATCCAGGTGGCTGGTCAGGAGCAGATTGCTTCCCTCGCCCGGCGCCTCTCCACCCAGTGTGCCGATGACATTGAAGCGGCTGGCGAACATTCCGGCCTTGCGCGGGGCGAAGCCCTCCTGTTGCAGCCAGTTGTAGACATACTCGCCAGCTTCCTGCTCGAAGCCAGGGAGGCTGCGGATATTGCCCAGCTCCAGCAGCAGCTGCACCAGCTCATTCGGGTCAATATGCTGGCGGATACGCTGCATGACCTCCCGATCCTCCTCAGACAGCGGCTGCTTCTCCCACAAGCTCATGGGCGGTCACGCTCCTTCCAATAGGAGAGCAGTTGAGCTGTTGTCAGAACGGTTGCAAAGTTCATCTCCAATATGCGTATGGACATCGCATGCACCTCCTGCTCGTAGGCGGCGCATGCGTCCTCGACCACGTAGACTTCATAATCCTTCATCGAGCCATCGCGGATCGTAGAGTCGACGCAGCACTCGGTGGTCACGCCGGTAACAACCAGTCTTCGGATGCCGAGTCCCTGAAGCAGCAGCTCCAGGTTCGTTCCGACAAAGGCGCTGTATCGCTGCTTGCTGACGATATAGTCGTCCGCGGCGGGGGCTATCCGGTAATCGTCCGCTCCGGGTGTTCCCCGTCTGCATACGGCAACAGCCTCTTCAGGATCATATCCCTGGCGCGTGTACCACGCCTTCATACTTGGGGAATCGGTAGCCGGATCGGTCACGAGCCGGATGAAGATAACCGGGATGTGCCGGTCATGCGCACCCTGCAGCAGCCGTTCGATCTGGTCGACAGCGGGATCGATGGCGGACAGGTCGGCGCCGTATTGCGCCATTTTGCCATCTGCTCCGCAGAAGTCCTGTTGTACATCGACAATCAGCAATGCGGTGCGGGTGGTCAGCTCCTGCATCATCTGCATCCCTCCTATTTCAGCACAGCGTTGCCGCGGAGCTGTGTCAGCACATCTCGCCCGAAGATGGTCAGATCCTCGACATAATCCGGGAAGGTGAGCATCATGCCATCGATCTTCGTAACCTCGATAATCTCCTTGATCCGGCTCGTGATCGTATCCACACTGCCCGCGATCGTCTCTGTCATAAATGCGCTCTTGGCCCGATGCACCATCGAGTTCTCGCGTCCATCAGGCTCCAGGCCGTAGCTTCTCAGCATCCCCTTAATCGCACCGATGTCTGCGCCCTCCTGATACGTCTTGATCCGTTGCTCGGCTTCCTCATCCGTTGCGCCCGGTACGATCGTGAACATGGCATAGGTCTTGATCGTCTTGTTACGCTCGGCTGCCATGTCCTTGGCTCGCTTGCTGACGGCTGCCAGATCCTCCAGGTCACGCCCGCCGATGAAGCAGGCATCTCCCTCATCGATCGTGAAGCCCATGCCCTTCTCGGATTGCCCGGCACAGATAATCTCCGGCCGTGGCGATTGCAGCGGCTTCGGCAGCGACTCGCAGTCCTCCAGTGTGAAGTATTCGCCCTGGTGGCTCACCGTCTCTTCGCTCCACAGCCGCTTCACGAGCTGCATCCATTCTCTCGCCAGATCATAGCGTTGGTCGTGGTCGAGATGCTCCGGCCACATGCCCATCTGTCTGAACTCACCGGCGTAGGAGCCGGACACGACATTCATGCCGACCCGTCCGCCGCTGATCTGATCGAGGGTGGCGAACATCTTGGCAGCGACAGCGGGGTGATACAGCAGGGTGTGCACGGTGGCGTATATTTTCACCCGAGAGGTAGCCTCGGCTAGTCCGGCCATCATCGTCATCGATTCCAGGGAGATGCCCCAATGGTTGGTTGTGCCGCCGTAGCCCTTCCATTTCGCCATCGACATGATGAAGTCCAATCCCAGCTCCTCGGCAATCATCGCGGCCTTGCGGTTGATGGCATAGCTGCCGTCCAGTGTTGGCGCGGTCTCGGAGATGATCCAGCCGCCGTTCGTGATGGGGAGAAAGACGCCAAAGTCTACGTTATTGTAATCGGTGCTCATGAATAATCGCTCCTTAGTGGTTATATGAGAGAGGGACGCGGAATCGTAAAGTAAACTGCAACTGCAATCTGTACGTGGTCAACTGTTCTCTGTTATTGGAACTGCTGAACCGTATTCGAGCTCCAGGCATGTGCCTGAGAGAAGGGGGCTACCGCTCTGGCCAGATCAGAGCTTCGCCATTGTAGATGGAATTAATAAACGCGTTGTTCATCACCTTGTCCACGGGAAGCTTCTCCTTGATGACGCCTGCGTCGGAGAGCATCTCGATCTCTCGCGTCCATTGCTCATCCGATTGCCAGGCGATGCCGTGACCGGGAAGCTTGGCCTGCTCGACCAATCCGCTCTCGACCGTCCAGCGGTTCGTCTCGGTCGGCAGATCATAGAGGGAGTCGGATAGCGAAGCCAGCACCTTCAGCGAGGCATCGATATGGCTTGCCGCGTAGCTATGCGCCTTGGATACCGCGCGTAGGAAGTCCTCCACCGCTGTCGGATTCGCCTCAGCAAAGGCGTTGTTGACTGCCAGCACACCGAAGGATGTCTCTGCGCCGAATTGGCCGGGGTCGATCAGCGATACATCAAGTCCCATTTTCTTCATCATATACGGCTCGTTGGACTTGTATACCGTCAGTGCATCCACCTTGCCCGAGCTGAGCACTGTCGGATCATAGCCGACGGATACGCCCTTAACCGAAGAGGGATCGATATTGGAATTCTTGAGCATCGCCTGTATGTTGGCCGGGAGTGCGCCGTGATAGCCAATCGTCTTGCCGACCAGATCCTTCGGCTCCTTCATGCCGGAATCGCTCATGACCATCAGCGCGCTGACGCCAGTCGCAGCGAAGGTAGCGACGCCCTTGATCGCTGCGCCATTGGCCACCGATTGAATGACGAGGCTTGGCGTGCCTGCGCTGGCGATCTGGGCTTGTCCAGCGGCCAGGAACTTCATCCCTTCCGAATCGAGTCCGGGCATAATATGCACATCCAGCCCCATCTCCTCGAAGTAGCCCAGCTCCTTGGCCATGATGACCTGAATATCTGGCGGAGAGGCCGCGTAGTAATAGCCAGTAATGTAGGTGATCTGTCCCGCTGCTGCGTTTAGTTTTTTGCGGGCTGCCCAATCGATCGAGGACTCATCAGGAGTCGCAGTGTTCCCGCCCGCCTGGGCACCGGACTCTGACCCGCCCGCCGTAGTAGCTGATGTGTTGCTGGAGCCCGCGCCGGAGCTAGAGCTAGAGCCGCATGCGGACAGTGCCATGGCACTGCACAGCATCATAATGAGCAGTAGGGTATACCGTTTGTTTTTTCTCTCCATCTCCCATTACCTCCATGATGATCAATGTGATTGACAAGCTATGCTATATAACCAGCGAAGCTTCAGGTGCGGTCGCTGCTGGATACATGCCAGTATAATACCTTTCGCTCTAGCAGACGGACGATATTGGTCAGCAGGATGCCCATCATCGCCAGGATGAAGATCGCCGAGAACATGCGCTCGGTCTGCATGTAGTTGCTGGACATCATAATGACATTGCCCAGCCCTTGGGTGGAGCCGCTCCATTCTCCGACTACAGCGCCCATCACACTCAGGCTGACACAGGTGCGGGCAGCAGAGAACAGATAGGGCAGGCTATTGGGCACACGCAGCTTGAAGAAGATTTCGCGCTTGCTGGCGTGCAGTGATTTCATGTATTCAAGATGGTTATCATCAATAGAGCGGAAGCCGGTAATGGAGTTGACGAGCATGGGGAAGAAGGTGATGATAGCGGCGATTAAAATTTTCGGCAAGGCGTCAAATCCGAACCACAGGATGAAGAGCGGGGCAATCGCCATAATCGGCGTAACGTTGGCAAGCACAGCGATCGGGAGCAGCGTGCGCTCCAGCAACGGGGAGTGCGCCATGTAGATGCCTCCGATAATTGCCACCGTCATGCCGAGGAAAAATCCGGCCAGCGCCTCATACAGCGTCACCCAGGCATGTGGCAGATAAAATGTAAGGGAGGAGACAAACTCATATAAAACCGACGAGGGGGCAGGCAGTGTAACGGGTTGAATATGGAACAGTCGTACAGCCAGTTCCCACAGTAGGAACAGAACAACAAAAGCCGTCACAGGCGGCACATAGGCGGAGGTAGTGAACCAGGCTTTGGCTTTGCTCAGCATGGAGCCCCCCTTTCTGTCCAGCTTGGGGGAAACGATCAGTGCGGCTTCTCTAACGGCGCTTCTCATAGTAATCCTTCCTTTCCCTGACTTGATATAGTAGCATGAACAGCCTCGCTCTCCATGATGCGCGCAGCGACCAGATGAGTACTGATGGAGACGTGATCCGCGCTTATTGCCATTTATCTCGCAAGTATCCTCTAATCTCAGCGACATAGTGGTGAAATGCGTCTGTGTCTTCTATAGAAGCATCGCGCGGTCGTGGCAGGTCAATGTCGATGATCTTCGTAATTTGACCGGGCCGGGCAGACATGACAACAACCTTGTCAGAGAGCAGCACGGCTTCCCTCAGACTATGTGTGACGAACAGTACAGTCTTCTGATGGGATTCCCAGATGTTGAGCAACTGGTAGCTAATCATCTCTCTCGTAATCTCATCAAGTGCCGAGAAGGGCTCGTCCATCAGCAGGATCGGCGCTCCTGAGCCGAAGGCGCGCGCAATGCCTACTCGCTGCTGCATCCCCCCCGACAGCTCCTTGGCATAGGCGTGGACGAAGTCTCCAAGGCCCACGGACTGCAACAGCTGTACCGGGTCTTCACGCTCCTGCACCTGGAGGCTATGCCCTCGAGTATTGACCTCGAAGGGAAGATTCATATTCTCCAGAACTGTGCGCCATGGGAAGAGCGCTGGCGATTGCGGGACGAACCCGAATTGCTTCTCGCTCTGTGCGTCGAGAGGGCTTAGTCCACCCACGGTCACCTCACCCTGCTCCACACTGGCCAAGCCGCCAACGATGCGCAGGAGCGTGGACTTGCCGCAGCCGCTGGGACCGATCAGGCTAACGAAGGTGCCTTGCTCCAGCTCCAGGTTAATATCCCGCAGCGCTTCTGTCACTTGGCCTCGACGCTTAAAATACTTGCTCACTTGCTTCACCTTGATGTAGGCCAATTCCCATCACCACACTTGTTTAAATGTTTAGTTAATTTTTATTAACTAACTGTTTAATTGATTAATCACATCGTATCATCACTTCACTTTCATGTCAATATACATTACATTAATTTCGGAATTTGAAGTGAATTAGCGTAATATTTATAGATTTATGTAATATAAAATATCATTAAATATATAAAAATTACAATTTAAGAGTCGTTTTTGTGAATTATATTACATGGATATAACATTAAAATTCTGGGCACATATAAAAAAACCAGACCAAAACGGAAAGTGACAGCTTCCGGTTTGGTCTGGCCTGGTTAAACTTGAAGATCCTTGTTGTTCGTATTTACAGCGACAGCTTGCGGGTGATTACCACAAGAAATTGAACGATAATATACGGTCTGCGTCTCAAGGTTGCCTTGCGTGCGACTGTTGCAGGAACGGTAAGGCACTGGAGATGGATGAACAACTTACTGCACATACAATCTCAGGCTTGCTTTTGGTGAGTCTGTATAAGGTTGCTCATCAGGCAGGTTCTTGAACGGCTGCGGCAGCATGATGGCTAGGAACACGCCTTTTTCCGTTGTGGGAAGCGTACCGGATATTCTCCGATCTTGTTTGGGCGGTATGGTGTCGTAGATGGAGGGTCTGCTCTCACTGATGGGAACCTGAACCCAGTTATACAGAGCGACGATATAACCGTCTAGCTCGTAACTGCCTTGATTTCCATAAATAATATCGTATGGAAGATGAGGTTGCTCGGTGAGATAGGCTGCATTAGACCATATATTGTATTCAGTATCTCCTCTGCGCCCTACAAAGACGCCGTCTATGCGTCCAGGCTGTATAATATCCGGGTTGAATAGTGGAGGAGGCGCTACATCGATGGATTCTGCATTATACAACAGATTGATTCGAATATTCATGACGCGGGACAGGCGGTCCAGCTCTCTAATATCTCCATCTTCGATCATCAGATCAGGACTGCGAAAGAGAATGAGGTTGACGGAGTGAAAACCCGGATGATCCATTTTCAACGAGACGGGTATACTCGTGTACTGTTGAGCAGGAGCTTCAAAGAAATAATGGGTATAGGAGCTTCCGTCAATGTGAAGGTCTATTTGCTGGTCATGATTAAAGGCAAGGAGTACAAATCTTTCGGACTGGGGGGTTTTGTTTCCTAGCACGATTCGCCTGTCGAACGTTCCTTGATGAATATGAAAGGTGCGCGCGGCTTCAATATCTTGTTCTGTACTATACAGTCCGAGTGTGAAGCCCTGCCCTGTCTTGGCGATTGGCAGCTCATCCTGGGAATAATCATATTCATTCTTTGTGGAACAACTGAGTAGTACCAATACGAAAAGGAGCAGCCCTACTATTTTGAATGGTCGCACGTGTACCTCCTATTAAATATCGCTCAAGGTCAACGGGTAGCTCGCATCAAGCAGCTCGAAGCGATTGCCTTCGATGCGGATGAGCCCGTCATGAACCATCCGTTGCAGCTCACGGGACAAGGCACTGCGGTCAACTGTCAAGTAGTCGGCCAGATCGCTGCGGGAGAACGGGATGGTGAAGCAAGTGGCGTTGTTCTTTTTGGCTTGCAGGCTCAAGTAGTGCAGGACGCGATCCCGCAGCGACTTATGGGAGACCAGATCAAGCTTGCGGTAGATCGAGCGATTATTGACCAGCAGCAGCGCCAGCATGTTCTCGATCATACGCGCACGTAGCTGGCAGGTCTGTTGCCCAGGGCGGACGATATTCATCATCTGAATAAATAGCAGCTCGCAGTCCGACCCGGCAACGGCCTCGTAGCCGCTAGGCTCTTGCGGCAGGCGCAGTGCCGTCTCGCCGATCATATCGCCAGCCTCCAGCTCCGAGAATATATACCGCATGCCGGAGAGGTTCTCCCCGCACAGCAGCACATGGCCGCGCAGCACCAGGCCGACAGAATCGAGCAGATCGTCTCTTCTGAAGATCCGTTCCTTCCGTGCGAAGGAGAGGACGGTGCCCTGCAGACAATCGAGCGCAGCCTTCACCTCGTCCTCAGTGAAGCCTCTGAATAGCGCGGTGTTGCCGATTAACTCGTCATAGTCGCCGTACTTGCCATAGTCATTCACTTTTCTCGCCTCCTGTTGCCATGGCAACAGAGCTAAGCCGCTATCTCTGTTACACTGTAGTTAAGTGAGAAGTATTCTCAATATTAAGTATAGTATATCAGAACCGTGCAAGGCGTGCACAGGAGAAATGCGGGCTGCTGGTCATACCGCCCATCCAGCCAGGAGCATGCCAAGGCGGGCTATGGAGGGGAAGGCATGAGAATTACGGAGGACGTATTGCGGCTAACCGAGCGCATTCAGGTGGCGAAGCACCAGATCCGCAGCCGGTCTCTGGAGCCGAGTGACGCGCGAGCGCTATTGCAGCTGGAGAGCGAGCCGGAAGAATGTGTCGTGTATGCGTTAGACCAGGGAGAGACGATCAGTGCCGAGATTTTGCCAGGTCATAAGTGGATTGCCATGCTGGAGGGGCGCCTGCGGGTGAGAGTCGAAGGGGAAGATCATCTGTTGTCTCCCGGCATAACCCTGTTCATTGCGAAGCAGAGCTGGCATGAGCTGGAGGCGCTGGACAGCAGCAAGTATATACACATCATAACTTGAATCGAGGAGGGCTTGAATATGGAACAGGACATGTATATCAAACGACTGCCGCATGCAGAGGTGCTTGATCTGAGAACGATCGTGCCCGTAGCGGAGCAGCAAATCTGCAGTCTGGCGATGGTGCAGCGCCCGAGTCTGAATGTGACCCTATTCTCGCTGGATCAGGGGCAGACGATTGGCGGACACGCTTCGCCGGGTGATGCTATGGTGCAGTTGCTGTCCGGCCAGGCACGGATAACCATCGGAGAGCAGGACTATATCGTCCGTGCAGGAGAGAGCATCATCATGCCGGCTCGGGTCACGCATGCGCTGTATGCGGAAGAGGCGTTCCAGATGCTGCTCATGGTTGTGAAGCCTGAGCGCGAGCGCTGAGAGGGGGAAGCGGCATGAAAAAGGAAGTGGGCCATAACTTTCTAGCGAAGCTGGGCAAGAAACGGCTGCGTCCTGGCGGCACCGCGGCTACAGATTGGCTGATTCGTCAGGTGCACCTTGGACAGGATACCCAGGTGCTGGAGGTAGCGTGCAACATGTGCACGACGGCGATCCAACTGGCGAGTCAGTATCGATGCCGAATTACCGGGGTAGATATGGACGCGCGGGCGCTGGATAAGGCGCGCCAGCGGATCGAAGCGGCCGGGCTGGCGGATTATATTACGGTTCAGCAGGCGAATGCGCTCAAGCTGCCATTTGCTGATGAGAGCTTCGATCTGGTAATTAATGAAGCGATGCTGACGATGCTGAACCAGAATGCGAAGGAGAAGGCGGTTGCCGAATACTGCCGTGTATTGAAGCCGGGAGGGATCTTGCTTACGCATGATATTACCTATGTCAAGGCAGACCTGGCCGAGCAGCTCGAGGAGCTGCGCCGTACCATTCATGTGCAGGTTGAACCGCTGCAGGTGCAGCGCTGGGAGTCACTGTTCCACCATGCCGGGTTTGCACAGGTAACGCATCACGCAGGGCCGATGTCGTTGATGAGCATTAGGGGGATGATTCGAGACGAAGGGTTGCTGGGTGCGCTGCGAATTATACGCAATGGACTGCGGTCGGAGAACCGTCAGCAGTTCCAGCAGATGTTTCGGTTCTTCAACGGGCCAGGACGCGATCTGAATTACATCGCCGTATGCAGCAGGAAGGGAGAGGCAGGAGCATCGTAGCGTGCACAAGTGCTACAGTTGCAGTGGTCGTTGGCCGAGACTTGCTTATGATAAAATGCTTATAGCTCATGACGAGTTCTCCTTGTAGAAGTGGTTGTAACTTCATTCTACACGAATCTCGTCATGGGTTATTTTGGTGTCACACTTTATTTTACAATAAATCTATTATAAAATTACAATAAACCTACACTTTGTTTAATTTATATCTTGTAGGTAAATGTGAAAAAATTATATAAAATCCTCTTGCCACTATCATTATCGTTATTGATTGTATTAGGAATGAGCGCGTCTGTTACAAAGGCATACAGTCTAAAGGCTTTCGGTACTACTGTTAATACCACAGAAGGCTTCACAGAATTTGTCGTTCCAATCAACCTGAATCCTAACAGCTCACAGTAAATGGAGAGGACGAGATGAGTAAAGAAAAGTGGATTCTACTGATCAATGTCTTACTTGTTTGCGCAATGATAATTCACGTTGGAATAAGAATGTATATTCATAGTCAACATCCAGAATATAGCTCTCCTGTATATGTAGAATTAATCTATGCTGTTTATTATTTAATTCCTTTAATTGTAGTCAATGTATTAAAAGTTATTATGAGAAAATAATATTCTCCTATAGAGACGTTACTAGCTGAAAAAGAAGAAGTACATAAAGAAGTACATCGTTCACACGGCGATGTACTTCTTTACGTTGGGCTAAGCTACGCCATTTGACCTTAAAACGGTCGCATGAAGCTCCGTACTTAGCTATATGTGCCTGCTTCGAGACATCTCCAGCTTAAAATACCTTGGTCGTCCACGATTCACAGTTCCAGGTCTCGGTCACGACATCGCGGTAAAATTCCGGTTCGTGCGAGATGAGCAGGATGCTGCCCTTGTATTCCTTGAGCGCACGCTTCAGCTCGTCCTTGGCATCGACATCGAGATGGTTGGTCGGCTCGTCCAGCACGAGCAGGTTCGTCTCGTTGTTGATCAGCTTGCACAGCCGCACCTTGGCCTTCTCGCCGCCGCTCAGCACTGTAATCTTGCTCTCGATATGCTTGGTCGTCAAGCCGCAGCGGGCGAGCGCGGCGCGCACCTCGAACTGGGTGAAGGAGGGGAATTCGCTCCAGATTTCCTCGATGCACGTATTATAATTGTCGGATTTCGACTCCTGCTCGAAGTAACCGATCTGCAGATTCTCCCCCCGCTGCACCGAGCCGGACAACGCTGGAATCTCCCCGAGAATACTGCGCAGCAGCGTCGTCTTACCGATTCCGTTGGAGCCGACCAGCGCAATCTTCTGCCCGCGCTCCATGCGCAGATCCAGCGGACGAGACAACGGGCTATCATAGCCGATGACCAGTTGCGAGGTCTCGAAGATCAGCTTGCCGGAGGTACGTCCCACCTTGAAATTGAACTGCGGCTTCGGCTTCTCGCGCGCCAGCTCGAT contains:
- a CDS encoding cupin domain-containing protein → MRITEDVLRLTERIQVAKHQIRSRSLEPSDARALLQLESEPEECVVYALDQGETISAEILPGHKWIAMLEGRLRVRVEGEDHLLSPGITLFIAKQSWHELEALDSSKYIHIIT
- a CDS encoding class I SAM-dependent methyltransferase, yielding MKKEVGHNFLAKLGKKRLRPGGTAATDWLIRQVHLGQDTQVLEVACNMCTTAIQLASQYRCRITGVDMDARALDKARQRIEAAGLADYITVQQANALKLPFADESFDLVINEAMLTMLNQNAKEKAVAEYCRVLKPGGILLTHDITYVKADLAEQLEELRRTIHVQVEPLQVQRWESLFHHAGFAQVTHHAGPMSLMSIRGMIRDEGLLGALRIIRNGLRSENRQQFQQMFRFFNGPGRDLNYIAVCSRKGEAGAS
- a CDS encoding LLM class flavin-dependent oxidoreductase yields the protein MSTDYNNVDFGVFLPITNGGWIISETAPTLDGSYAINRKAAMIAEELGLDFIMSMAKWKGYGGTTNHWGISLESMTMMAGLAEATSRVKIYATVHTLLYHPAVAAKMFATLDQISGGRVGMNVVSGSYAGEFRQMGMWPEHLDHDQRYDLAREWMQLVKRLWSEETVSHQGEYFTLEDCESLPKPLQSPRPEIICAGQSEKGMGFTIDEGDACFIGGRDLEDLAAVSKRAKDMAAERNKTIKTYAMFTIVPGATDEEAEQRIKTYQEGADIGAIKGMLRSYGLEPDGRENSMVHRAKSAFMTETIAGSVDTITSRIKEIIEVTKIDGMMLTFPDYVEDLTIFGRDVLTQLRGNAVLK
- a CDS encoding ABC transporter permease; protein product: MRSAVREAALIVSPKLDRKGGSMLSKAKAWFTTSAYVPPVTAFVVLFLLWELAVRLFHIQPVTLPAPSSVLYEFVSSLTFYLPHAWVTLYEALAGFFLGMTVAIIGGIYMAHSPLLERTLLPIAVLANVTPIMAIAPLFILWFGFDALPKILIAAIITFFPMLVNSITGFRSIDDNHLEYMKSLHASKREIFFKLRVPNSLPYLFSAARTCVSLSVMGAVVGEWSGSTQGLGNVIMMSSNYMQTERMFSAIFILAMMGILLTNIVRLLERKVLYWHVSSSDRT
- a CDS encoding cysteine hydrolase family protein codes for the protein MMQELTTRTALLIVDVQQDFCGADGKMAQYGADLSAIDPAVDQIERLLQGAHDRHIPVIFIRLVTDPATDSPSMKAWYTRQGYDPEEAVAVCRRGTPGADDYRIAPAADDYIVSKQRYSAFVGTNLELLLQGLGIRRLVVTGVTTECCVDSTIRDGSMKDYEVYVVEDACAAYEQEVHAMSIRILEMNFATVLTTAQLLSYWKERDRP
- a CDS encoding ABC transporter ATP-binding protein, whose protein sequence is MSKYFKRRGQVTEALRDINLELEQGTFVSLIGPSGCGKSTLLRIVGGLASVEQGEVTVGGLSPLDAQSEKQFGFVPQSPALFPWRTVLENMNLPFEVNTRGHSLQVQEREDPVQLLQSVGLGDFVHAYAKELSGGMQQRVGIARAFGSGAPILLMDEPFSALDEITREMISYQLLNIWESHQKTVLFVTHSLREAVLLSDKVVVMSARPGQITKIIDIDLPRPRDASIEDTDAFHHYVAEIRGYLRDKWQ
- a CDS encoding cupin domain-containing protein; translated protein: MEQDMYIKRLPHAEVLDLRTIVPVAEQQICSLAMVQRPSLNVTLFSLDQGQTIGGHASPGDAMVQLLSGQARITIGEQDYIVRAGESIIMPARVTHALYAEEAFQMLLMVVKPERER
- a CDS encoding Crp/Fnr family transcriptional regulator, with the translated sequence MNDYGKYGDYDELIGNTALFRGFTEDEVKAALDCLQGTVLSFARKERIFRRDDLLDSVGLVLRGHVLLCGENLSGMRYIFSELEAGDMIGETALRLPQEPSGYEAVAGSDCELLFIQMMNIVRPGQQTCQLRARMIENMLALLLVNNRSIYRKLDLVSHKSLRDRVLHYLSLQAKKNNATCFTIPFSRSDLADYLTVDRSALSRELQRMVHDGLIRIEGNRFELLDASYPLTLSDI
- a CDS encoding ABC transporter substrate-binding protein, translated to MERKNKRYTLLLIMMLCSAMALSACGSSSSSGAGSSNTSATTAGGSESGAQAGGNTATPDESSIDWAARKKLNAAAGQITYITGYYYAASPPDIQVIMAKELGYFEEMGLDVHIMPGLDSEGMKFLAAGQAQIASAGTPSLVIQSVANGAAIKGVATFAATGVSALMVMSDSGMKEPKDLVGKTIGYHGALPANIQAMLKNSNIDPSSVKGVSVGYDPTVLSSGKVDALTVYKSNEPYMMKKMGLDVSLIDPGQFGAETSFGVLAVNNAFAEANPTAVEDFLRAVSKAHSYAASHIDASLKVLASLSDSLYDLPTETNRWTVESGLVEQAKLPGHGIAWQSDEQWTREIEMLSDAGVIKEKLPVDKVMNNAFINSIYNGEALIWPER